The genomic interval TAGGCGGTTGTGAGATTGATCAGCATGGCGCAATTATCATCAGTAATCAAGGTTTCCAACGATCGCCTTTGTGTAGGCGGTTGTGAGACGTTCCCGGTTGACCAAACTGAGGCACCGTTTGCCAGTTGGATGGTGTAAGTTTCCAACGATCGCCTTTGTGTAGGCGGTTGTGAGCCTGGATTAATTCAGGAGTCCACAGTTTCATATAGCGTTCGAGTTTCCAACGATCGCCTTTGTGTAGGCGGTTGTGAGTCAGATAAATCAGGCGACGTGCCGCAGGTTTAGTTTTCTAGGTTTCCAACGATCGCCTTTGTGTAGGCGGTTGTGAGACAACACTCACAGTAACCAACGGACATCGCCTGACGGTTGGTTTCCAACGATCGCCTTTGTGTAGGCGGTTGTGAGCGCCAAAAGTGATAGCAAATCAATCTGCCCCCCGTTGTTTTCAGCAGGTTTCCAACGATCGCCTTTGTGTAGGCGGTTGTGAGAGGCAGAAGGTTGCATCAAAGGCAGATTTAATTTTTGAACAGGTTTCCAACGATCGCCTTTGTGTAGGCGGTTGTGAGACAGCAGAGCTGCAACCGCAGTTCCCATCTCTTCCGGGTTTCCAACGATCGCCTTTGTGTAGGCGGTTGTGAGCTGCGGCACCAGATGCTACCCCTCCAACACCTCCTCCAAGTTTCCAACGATCGCCTTTGTGTAGGCGGTTGTGAGGGTTCCTTTTGAAACCTGCTTCTAGACTAACATTCAGTACGGTTTTGCGAGGGATCGATTAAAAGCTCATTCGGCAGCTCCATATTTTAGTCCGGTTCAGGTTCAAACCCTTTCCCCATCGGCAGCCGAAGGATCAAACGGAAAAATGCACGTTAGCACGAATCGAGCTGTCCCTCGCAACAAGGGAATCAGAAATGGCTATTACAAAATGCTAATGAGACTCTTCCTCTGCAAAGAGACTTGATTGGAAGAATCTCATATTCGCATCTGAATCAATTAATTGAAGCATCCATCATGTTTCCAACAATCCGACTTTAACCTGTCGGGCAGGTAATAAACCTATGATATCAGTCTTGCCCGGATATTGAATTAACCTCAATCACTTTGGATTTTGAAGCGCACATTGATCACACGCATTTAAGTGCTCTTTTTTATTGACAAAACCCGTTCATGTAGACAGAATGAGGAAATAGTCTTTAAAGAGAAAAACGTCATGTGAAATCAACGCTAACTCTCAACCGAATCAATTAATTGCACATCGCTCATATTTCAAAGGAGACAACGTATGACGAACCATGCGAACGATCGTAGTGGGCATTCCGCTTCAGAATTCAAGGTTGAAATTCCTCCCACTGGTAAGCGATCTATTAAGGCATTGCCTTCTAATATTCAAGAAAAAGTTTTCGCTACTATCCAAGAATTGTCTAAGAATCCCTATCTTTCTAAGCGCGAAAAGAAGAAAGGTGGCGGTAATCTTTATGGGATTCCCGTTGGACGTTACCGGGTGATCTACACCGTTCACGCAAAGATGAAAGTGGTAGTGGTCTTTTGGGCAGGGCATCACCAGGTCGATTTCCACCGACCGAAGTTCTGGAACAAATATCGTTAACTCTAGCATGTAGTTCCTAGCTTGCACTGGGCATTCTAGCTAAGACAGTCAACCTATCATGTGTGGCTGACTTAGCTAGTGATGGCTATTTGCAAAGTAAATATTTAGAAACTGGAAGACCCCACTTCTACCCACCTGTTATAAAGAACAAAACCCCTTTCCCTTTTTTCCCTCTTCCCCCTTCCCTCTTCCCTTTTTTCTCTCTTCCCCCTTCCCTCTTCCCTCTTCCTTCTTCCCTCTCCCCCATGTCTCCCTACACCGCCATCACCTTCGCCCCCGTCCAGGGATTCATCGAAAAATCCCGCAAACTGCGCGACCTTTACGGCAGTTCCTTTATCCTCTCCTACCTGGCAGAAAGCCTCTGTCAAGCCGCCCTCAAGCACCTGAATGATCCCCAGGCAGTCGTTTCCCCCTTCCTGCTCAACACGGTTCAGGGCACCCCCAACCTGGTTCTGATCCGGGGTGACTTCCCCAAATCAGAAGCCCGCCGCGCCTTCTACACCGCCTGGAAAACCATCCTCACCGAATGTCGCCTCTGGATTGAAACCAAGCTCCCCGAATCGCAATATGGCTGGCGTTACTTCTGGCGCAAAGACTGGGACCAATGGGGCAACTACACCTGGGAATTCTTCTACGCCCAGGGAGACAGCATCCCCGCAGCCAAACAACACCTCGCCACTGCCAAACGATCGCGCGCTTGGACCGCCATCAACTGGATGGGCGAAAGCTCCACCCTCTCCGGCACCGACGCGATCGCCTGGTATGGCTTAGGGCAGCAGGCAAACAACGGCAAACGCATCTCTCCCAAAGAACGTAGCATCAGCGACGAACAACGCCAAATCCGCGAGTTTTACCAGCATCTCAGTCAGTTCCTGCCCAACCTCATCGATCCTAACGAGCAACTCAGCATCCCCGAACTCGTCAAACGGGTAATCATGTTTCCCCAGGTTGCCGAACGCATTCCGGGATTAGTCCCGCCGCGCACATTCACCGATCTCAGTCGAGGTGCCGAAACTGCCTGGAAAGGCTGGTTCATGGGCGATGGCGATCGTGCCGGAGCCTATCTAGGCAAGCAGGATGAAGCCGGAATTCGCCAGTTCAGCCAGATTATGCGGGAATGGGGCAAAACCCTGATCGATCAGGAACAGGACTACTTACCCCAGGGACGGTTCATCTATGCCGGGGGAGACGACTTCATGGGTGTCTTTTACCCCATCACATCGCCCCTCACCGCCCAAGACTGCCTCCACTGGTTTTACAGCTTCCGCTCTCGCATCTGGCAACAGGAAACGAAACCGATTACCTCCAGCGTTGGCTTTGTCTGGGCATCTCCCAACGTGCCCCAACGGGATGTTTTGCAACACTGCCGCGAAGCCGAGCAATCCGCCAAACAGCATGGACGAGATCGGCTTGCCCTTCGCATCCTGTTTAGTGGTGGTAATTCCCTGGAGTGGGTCTGCCCCTGGTGGTTCCTAGAAGATGTCATGGAAGGCTACCGCGATCGCAACGGCGATTTGGGGAGTGCCAAGAACCCTAAATGGACTCATATCTACAACGATGTTGCCATTCTCGAATCTCGCCACGCCTTTGCAGGCAATCAAACTGATGTTGCGCTGGCACTCTTCGAGGTCTATTTCGGAAAAGAAAACCGAGCCACCCTGGAACAGCACCGCTGGGATACGCCTGACAAAACAGGCATCTTAGGCAACCGGGTAGAAGACTGCAAAGACGCGGTCTCAGCAATGAATGATTGGATTATCAACTTAGCAAAAGTCGGCTTTCACCTCTCCGGCGATCGCAAAACCACCGAAACCTTACCCCAACTCACTCCAGTTTCATAAACCATCCTTCGCCTTTTGAGCATGTTTCAATACCTGATTGTCATTGAACCCCTGGGCTTGCTGTATGGTAGTGCGGGTCGCTTTCTCTCTCCTGAAAATCTGGTTGGGCGATCGGGCATCAGCTTTCCGCCCAGTGCTGCCACCCTCTCCGGTCTCTTTGCGGCTACTTACAGCAGCGAAGATTTGCAATCACTCCAACTCGCAGGACCCTTTTGGGGCAAGGGAGAAGATGTCCAAAACTTTTACGTGCCAACTCCGTTCAACTGCCTGGTCGAAGCAGGGACTGTGAAGTATCAGTTGTCCTGGAATTCAGAGAAATGGCTAACCCAAACTGGAGAAGCCCCGATCGGTAAATTTGAGCGTCATACCTGGATTCCCATCCACTCCTGGCAGCGTCCCCAACAAGCATTCTCCGTTCCCTGGAAATACCTGCCCCACCTGCATCCCCGCCTCAAACTGGATGAACGCAAAGTCAATACAACGGATGCAGCAATGGGTAGCCTGTTTCTCGAAAACGCTGTCCAGATGCACCCCGATGCTTACCTGATTTACCTCTCCAATGTCAAACTTCCCGATGGCTGGTATCGCTTCGGCGGAGAAGGGCACATGGTCAACGTCAGATCGATCGACCTTGCACCAAAAACTCAGGAATTGCTGAACCAGCCCGTTGGTAAACAATTCGCCCTGATCACCCCCGCTGTTTGGGGTTCCAATCGCCTGTCCTATCGAGAGCCGATGCAGAATCAGGGCGATCGGGTTGCTCCCTTGTGGGAAAACGCCGCCCTCTTGACCGAACGCCCCACCCCCTTCCGCTACCGACTCGGCGGCGAACAAGGGAAAACAAAACGCCTTTCTAGAGGACGGTATGCCGTGCCCGCAGGCAGCGTCTACGTGCTACCAAAACCCCTCCCTTCCTGGGAAGCATGGGATGAAGCGTGGTTCCCAATCGAAGCCTACTCCTACAAACGCTGGGGCTGCGGTTTAGCTCTCCCCTTACCCCAGGCTGCATAGATTTCACACACCGATTCAACTACCCAAACACACCGCATGTACAAACGCGCTTACGGAATTATTGAAACCCTGGCTCCCCTCCATGTCGGTGCCAGTGCCGGAGAGGAAACCGGAAACCTCAACCTCATCTTTCGTGACCAGTTCACTCAAACCGGAGTGATTCCCGGCAGTTCCATCCGGGGACGATTCCGGGCTGATATGCGCCAGGATGAAGGCGACTCATTCGCCAGCCGCTGGTATGGACACCATGTTGTCGAAGGGGTTCGGGATGGTGGCACAACGGAAGCCTTAGTCAAATTCGAGTATGCCTCCCTGCTCTGGTTGCCCGTTTTCTGTCCCGGTCAGCCCGTTGTCTGGATTACCTGTCCCTGGTTGTTAAAACGGTATCAACAAATTGCTGGGATCTCCGAGCCACTGCCAAAACCTTACACGGCTCCCAAAACCCTACAGGGAAGACAGGTTGGCACAAACCGCAAAATCCTGTTCTTCAACCTGGGCTTCATGGAAATTGAACACGAAGCAGATCTGTCTCCCTGGATTCCCGCAGGTGCCCCAAACCTCAAGTCCGATAATCTGCTGGTCGTGGCAGACAATGACATCGCCATGCTGCACGATATGGCACTCTACCGCCAGAGCCGAGTCAAACTGCTGGATGAAATGAAAAAGGTGGATACCGACAAGGGAGCCTTTTTCAATGTGGAAGCTTTGCCGGAAAGCAGTGTGATGGTGTTCCCGATCGCGCTCAAAGAAACGGGTTGGAAACCTTTTGGCGATGATGCCACCCAGGAACTCTACTTTGGTGGACTGGAATCGATCGGCTTTGGTCGCTGCCGCGTGACGTTAGCAGGAGCATATAACTAAAATGGCTTGGAATTCTTACGGACTTGATCGAGAGGCACAACGGCTGGTTTTGGCTGCCAAACAGCGGGATGAAAAATCCCTCAACCAGTCCTACAAAATGCGGATGGCGGTTGCTTACGGCTTGGAACGCTTTTGGGGTGAACATCTTCGCCTTCAGGGTAAGGAGCAAACTAAATCCGATTACTGGAAAGAGACCTGGGATGCGTTGGTTAAAGTCATGGCACAGGCAGGGGTGACGCTGCCCAATGTATCGGTGCGATCGGACAACACAAAAGCGATCCAGTCGATGTCCGAACAACTCTGGCAATTATCCTTGCAAGATCAACGGATTGCAATGGCAGTGCTAACGCAACTCTGTGACTGTATTGTTTGGTGGACTCAACGCTACAAAGCATAAGTCCAGCTTGCATCCATCAGTTGCAAAGATTTTGCGATCGCGAACCCTCTTCTTTCTTCCCCCTTAAACCCGGAGCAACTTTCCCTATGACCGTTATCCCCGATGCTGCTAAAAAAGTCCCGCTGATGTTTCGGGCACAGACGAGTGGACGTTGTCAGCTTCAAAGACTCGTTAAAGGGCAAGAACCCGATGCGGTTTTGTGGGCAGATGAGTGGACCGACAAAACCTATCCCGAAGCACCTGTGTTCGATGCTGAAGTGCAAACCCGTTCTTACACCTTGAGTTGGCGCTTCGTCACCAATAGCGGGCAGGATGATGGAGTCATTCGCCCTGTGATTGGGGCGAAAGGCTATCCCTTCTACCCTGGTAGCAGCATGAAGGGTATTTTCCGTCGCGCCTGCACTGCCGAACAAGCCGCTCGCTACTGTGGTAAGCCTCTTTCCGGGGGTGATTATGAACCGGGTTTGTTGCGCTTTCATGGCGGCTACCCGATTGATACAAGCTGGACAGAACATCTGGTTGACATTGTTCATCCTCAACAGGATTGGCAGGTAAAAAACGACAATAAAAACGCTGGGGCTTTCGTCCAAATCTCGCTCTACAGACCCACTCTCCAATTTGGCATTTCTAGCACAATACCCTTGGAACCCCAAGAGTGGGAGACGATTTGGAGCATCTGGGAAAAAGCCTTCTCAACGGGAATTGGTTGCCGGGTATGTGCCGGCTATGGTCAACCTGAAAATCAAGCAGGAGATCTGCTCTACAAATGTCGCCTTAAGGGTCAGGGTCAGGCTGCCAAATTGCTGGATGGCACGGGAGAGTTCCGTCCCAACGTTTTCCGGGCTGCCATTCGCGGTCATGCCCTCCGCATTTTTGGGGGACTGACCGATGAAAGAACTGCCGATCGCCTGATTGATCAGCTTTTCGGTAGCGCAATGGATAAAGGAACCGTTGGGTTGCTGAGTCTAAATTTCCGTCCCCTGAAGTTGGAAATTGCTACCTTTGGCAAAGGTTCCTACTCCCAACCGACCTACGAGGTGGAAGGCGAGTTGATCTGGCATCTGACTCAAAAACTCAATCCGGACAAACGCGAGGCATTAACCAAATTGATTGCTGCCCTTACCCGTTTTGCCATGCTGTTGGGCGGGTTTGGCAAATCCTGGCGACGGGCAGATCACCGTCTGTTTCTTCCAGACTACTACGATGAAGACTACAAACCCCTAATTGGCTGCCACTGGCAATGGGCAGGGG from Kovacikia minuta CCNUW1 carries:
- a CDS encoding type II toxin-antitoxin system RelE family toxin is translated as MTNHANDRSGHSASEFKVEIPPTGKRSIKALPSNIQEKVFATIQELSKNPYLSKREKKKGGGNLYGIPVGRYRVIYTVHAKMKVVVVFWAGHHQVDFHRPKFWNKYR
- a CDS encoding type III-B CRISPR module-associated protein Cmr3 encodes the protein MFQYLIVIEPLGLLYGSAGRFLSPENLVGRSGISFPPSAATLSGLFAATYSSEDLQSLQLAGPFWGKGEDVQNFYVPTPFNCLVEAGTVKYQLSWNSEKWLTQTGEAPIGKFERHTWIPIHSWQRPQQAFSVPWKYLPHLHPRLKLDERKVNTTDAAMGSLFLENAVQMHPDAYLIYLSNVKLPDGWYRFGGEGHMVNVRSIDLAPKTQELLNQPVGKQFALITPAVWGSNRLSYREPMQNQGDRVAPLWENAALLTERPTPFRYRLGGEQGKTKRLSRGRYAVPAGSVYVLPKPLPSWEAWDEAWFPIEAYSYKRWGCGLALPLPQAA
- a CDS encoding RAMP superfamily protein, giving the protein MTVIPDAAKKVPLMFRAQTSGRCQLQRLVKGQEPDAVLWADEWTDKTYPEAPVFDAEVQTRSYTLSWRFVTNSGQDDGVIRPVIGAKGYPFYPGSSMKGIFRRACTAEQAARYCGKPLSGGDYEPGLLRFHGGYPIDTSWTEHLVDIVHPQQDWQVKNDNKNAGAFVQISLYRPTLQFGISSTIPLEPQEWETIWSIWEKAFSTGIGCRVCAGYGQPENQAGDLLYKCRLKGQGQAAKLLDGTGEFRPNVFRAAIRGHALRIFGGLTDERTADRLIDQLFGSAMDKGTVGLLSLNFRPLKLEIATFGKGSYSQPTYEVEGELIWHLTQKLNPDKREALTKLIAALTRFAMLLGGFGKSWRRADHRLFLPDYYDEDYKPLIGCHWQWAGERSLAIDVKVRKLDKVGEFINEVRQAAQIWMQVQGVAPTSDRRAPWRESWHPDNVQVWGRVAEEAEDSEAIHWLHGPYQDAVPSARISEGSIYDTHITGKVGQIGRIWHRMYPVVRLKPPENPGSKPQPVLTRKYLELLTFFPDDSLESKEFLQYLSAQADRARGFQKLWS
- a CDS encoding Cas10/Cmr2 second palm domain-containing protein, producing the protein MSPYTAITFAPVQGFIEKSRKLRDLYGSSFILSYLAESLCQAALKHLNDPQAVVSPFLLNTVQGTPNLVLIRGDFPKSEARRAFYTAWKTILTECRLWIETKLPESQYGWRYFWRKDWDQWGNYTWEFFYAQGDSIPAAKQHLATAKRSRAWTAINWMGESSTLSGTDAIAWYGLGQQANNGKRISPKERSISDEQRQIREFYQHLSQFLPNLIDPNEQLSIPELVKRVIMFPQVAERIPGLVPPRTFTDLSRGAETAWKGWFMGDGDRAGAYLGKQDEAGIRQFSQIMREWGKTLIDQEQDYLPQGRFIYAGGDDFMGVFYPITSPLTAQDCLHWFYSFRSRIWQQETKPITSSVGFVWASPNVPQRDVLQHCREAEQSAKQHGRDRLALRILFSGGNSLEWVCPWWFLEDVMEGYRDRNGDLGSAKNPKWTHIYNDVAILESRHAFAGNQTDVALALFEVYFGKENRATLEQHRWDTPDKTGILGNRVEDCKDAVSAMNDWIINLAKVGFHLSGDRKTTETLPQLTPVS
- a CDS encoding RAMP superfamily CRISPR-associated protein, with amino-acid sequence MYKRAYGIIETLAPLHVGASAGEETGNLNLIFRDQFTQTGVIPGSSIRGRFRADMRQDEGDSFASRWYGHHVVEGVRDGGTTEALVKFEYASLLWLPVFCPGQPVVWITCPWLLKRYQQIAGISEPLPKPYTAPKTLQGRQVGTNRKILFFNLGFMEIEHEADLSPWIPAGAPNLKSDNLLVVADNDIAMLHDMALYRQSRVKLLDEMKKVDTDKGAFFNVEALPESSVMVFPIALKETGWKPFGDDATQELYFGGLESIGFGRCRVTLAGAYN